Proteins co-encoded in one Paraburkholderia edwinii genomic window:
- a CDS encoding efflux RND transporter periplasmic adaptor subunit, producing MLKNSKRVIWVFGALIVIGGAGALIAWRNDASPVSQAAAADHAAPPAVEVDVATVISRPIIDYQTYSGRFEAIDAVEIKPLVPGTIVAVHFRDGALVKKGDPLFTIDPRPYQAEVDRTAAQLAMALAHEKYTDADAARADRLLPDNAIAKRDYDETQSRAREAIANVKAAQAALEAAKVNLDYTHITAPVSGRMSRALLTVGNVVAPGANAPVLSTLVSVSPIYAAFDVDEHTYLAYLNRDAGHPVPVSIELANETKYSHEGAIYFVDNHLDTSSGTIRVRARLDNADGSLVPGLYARVQVGGGQRHPAILIDDAAIGTDQAKKFVLVVDSTNHVQYREIVQGDLHEGLRVVTSGLKTGDRIVVNGIEHARPGDLIKVHTVDMATTARAAGSAA from the coding sequence ATGCTGAAAAACTCAAAACGAGTGATCTGGGTGTTTGGCGCACTCATTGTGATCGGCGGGGCCGGCGCACTCATTGCATGGCGCAATGATGCGAGTCCGGTCAGCCAGGCTGCGGCGGCCGACCATGCGGCGCCGCCCGCGGTGGAAGTCGATGTCGCAACCGTGATTTCGCGTCCGATTATCGACTATCAGACGTATTCCGGCCGCTTCGAAGCGATCGACGCCGTCGAGATCAAGCCGCTCGTGCCCGGCACGATCGTCGCCGTGCATTTCAGGGACGGCGCGCTCGTCAAGAAGGGCGATCCGCTCTTCACGATCGACCCGCGCCCGTATCAGGCCGAAGTCGATCGCACGGCTGCACAGCTCGCGATGGCGCTGGCGCACGAAAAATATACCGACGCGGACGCAGCGCGCGCCGACCGCCTGCTGCCCGACAACGCAATCGCCAAGCGCGATTACGACGAAACGCAAAGCCGCGCGCGCGAAGCGATCGCTAACGTGAAGGCCGCGCAGGCCGCGCTCGAAGCGGCGAAGGTCAACCTCGATTACACGCATATCACGGCGCCGGTGTCGGGCCGCATGTCGCGCGCGCTGCTCACGGTCGGCAACGTGGTTGCACCGGGCGCAAATGCGCCCGTGCTGTCGACGCTGGTGTCGGTCTCGCCGATCTACGCGGCGTTCGACGTCGACGAACACACGTATCTCGCCTATCTGAATCGAGACGCCGGCCATCCGGTGCCCGTTTCCATCGAACTGGCGAACGAGACGAAATATTCGCACGAGGGCGCGATCTACTTCGTCGACAACCATCTCGACACGAGCTCCGGCACGATCCGCGTGCGCGCGCGTCTCGACAACGCGGACGGCTCGCTGGTGCCCGGTCTCTACGCGCGCGTGCAGGTCGGCGGCGGCCAGCGGCACCCGGCGATCCTGATCGACGATGCGGCGATCGGCACCGACCAGGCGAAGAAGTTCGTGCTGGTCGTCGACAGCACGAATCACGTGCAGTACCGCGAAATCGTCCAGGGCGACCTGCATGAAGGTCTGCGCGTCGTGACGAGCGGATTGAAAACCGGCGACCGGATCGTCGTGAACGGCATCGAGCATGCGCGTCCCGGCGACCTCATCAAGGTTCACACCGTCGATATGGCCACTACCGCGCGTGCGGCCGGTTCGGCGGCCTGA
- a CDS encoding RNA polymerase sigma factor: MAGTDFSTQLPDLLPRLWAFALRLAGNRHDAEDLVQHTCVRALERQHQLKADTSPLSWVFAIAHSIWLNEVRARGIRGRTNVAWDDALLEVVADPGARTPEKDVMNRQIIAAVARLPETQRSTLLLVAVEGLTYHEAAVALDVPIGTVMSRLARARRSIGALADEHRVSSPGSSNPHHREDEVA, from the coding sequence ATGGCCGGCACCGACTTCTCCACCCAGCTCCCCGACCTGCTGCCGCGACTCTGGGCATTCGCGTTACGGCTCGCGGGCAACCGTCACGATGCGGAAGACCTCGTTCAGCACACATGCGTGCGCGCGCTCGAACGGCAGCACCAGCTGAAAGCCGATACGTCGCCGCTCAGCTGGGTATTCGCGATCGCGCATTCGATCTGGCTCAACGAAGTGCGTGCGCGCGGCATCCGCGGCCGCACGAATGTCGCATGGGACGACGCACTGCTCGAAGTCGTTGCCGACCCCGGCGCGCGTACGCCCGAAAAGGATGTGATGAACCGGCAGATCATCGCGGCCGTGGCCCGCCTGCCGGAAACGCAGCGCAGCACCCTGCTGCTGGTTGCCGTCGAAGGATTGACGTATCACGAAGCAGCCGTCGCGCTCGATGTGCCGATCGGCACCGTGATGAGCCGGCTTGCGCGCGCCCGGCGGTCGATCGGCGCGCTGGCCGACGAACACCGGGTGAGCTCGCCCGGCTCATCGAACCCGCACCATCGGGAAGATGAAGTCGCGTAG